A part of Oncorhynchus gorbuscha isolate QuinsamMale2020 ecotype Even-year linkage group LG09, OgorEven_v1.0, whole genome shotgun sequence genomic DNA contains:
- the LOC124043600 gene encoding fMet-Leu-Phe receptor-like, which yields MTSNATLPFVLLASAGRDDKATVVDIDAIMDNFIIVLYTLTIVLGTTGNSVVIWVAGFKLKPTVTNVWLVNLAVADLIFCLSRVLSLTKKLFFDYWPFGIFLCKFNGFFKYTNMFCSVFLLAVISMDRALCVWHPVFTKRRRTLCAARLMSTGVWAVAAILSAPYFAYRQVYLGKNNLSKCSLEVKEPMEGDNSAKLALYSIRFLCGFLLPFLIILCCYVLAGLGIRRTRLSGKSRPLRILASLVCAFFLCWAPYHCLLLAKMMYSKNTMVKVGLTVAKGFAYFNSCVNPLLYFCMGLDMRGSRFRQSLAGVYQRALADDRDGRSTQSNERTVDDSSGPASRPVMVTGQSRVNVANF from the coding sequence ATGACATCCAACGCCACGCTTCCATTCGTCCTCCTTGCCTCAGCCGGCCGAGATGACAAGGCCACTGTGGTGGACATTGACGCCATCATGGACAACTTCATCATTGTCCTCTACACGCTGACCATTGTCCTGGGCACCACGGGCAACTCTGTGGTCATCTGGGTGGCGGGCTTCAAGCTCAAGCCCACCGTCACCAACGTGTGGCTGGTCAACCTGGCCGTGGCCGACCTCATCTTCTGCCTGAGCCGTGTGCTCTCGCTGACCAAGAAGCTCTTCTTCGACTACTGGCCGTTCGGCATCTTCCTGTGCAAGTTCAATGGCTTCTTCAAGTACACCAACATGTTCTGCAGCGTGTTCCTGCTCGCCGTCATCAGCATGGACCGGGCACTGTGCGTCTGGCACCCCGTCTTTACCAAACGCCGCCGGACACTCTGCGCCGCCCGACTGATGAGCACCGGCGTGTGGGCGGTGGCGGCCATTTTGAGCGCCCCCTACTTTGCCTACCGCCAGGTCTACCTGGGCAAGAACAACCTAAGCAAGTGCTCGCTGGAGGTCAAGGAGCCAATGGAAGGCGACAACAGCGCTAAGCTAGCGCTCTACTCCATCCGCTTCCTATGCGGTTTCCTGCTTCCTTTTCTCATCATCCTCTGCTGCTACGTCCTGGCAGGGCTGGGCATCCGACGCACCCGCCTGTCGGGCAAGTCGCGTCCCCTTCGTATCCTGGCATCGCTGGTCTGTGCCTTCTTCCTGTGCTGGGCACCCTACCACTGCCTTCTACTGGCCAAAATGATGTACAGCAAGAATACCATGGTGAAGGTGGGGCTGACAGTGGCCAAAGGCTTTGCTTACTTCAACAGTTGTGTGAACCCGCTGCTGTACTTCTGTATGGGGTTGGACATGAGGGGTTCAAGGTTCAGGCAGAGCTTAGCGGGGGTGTACCAGAGAGCACTAGCCGATGACAGGGATGGTCGGTCCACGCAGTCCAACGAGCGCACAGTGGATGATAGTTCTGGCCCTGCATCACGACCTGTAATGGTGACTGGTCAGTCTCGAGTGAATGTGGCCAACTTCTGA